Within Bacillus sp. Marseille-Q1617, the genomic segment GATGGTTGGTTTGTTTACTTCACCGGCTTTGGGTTCAGGTACCAATGCAAGGATGATTAATCCGATAATGAAGAGAATGACCAGACTGAAGACCCCGCTGCTCGAATCCCCCGTAACTTGTGCAGTCACCCCGACAAGGAGCGGACCGAGGATGGAGGCGAATTTACCGAAAATATTATAGAATCCGAAGAACTCATTTGAATTCTTCTTTGGGATCAATTTGGCAAAATAAGCCCGGCTGAGTGCCTGGATCCCGCCCTGGGAAGAAGCGACAAGCATGGCGAGAATCCAGAAATCCATGGTCGTTTCAAGGAAATAGGCATAAATACAAACGATAATATAAATGCAGATTCCGACATATAGCATCTTTTTACCCGTAAATCGTTCTGCAAGGCGGCCGTAAAGAATCGCGAAAGGTCCTGCAACCACCTGGGTGACGAACAGGATGATCAAAAGGTTTGTCGCCGTAATGCCAAGGTCCGTCCCATACGCGGTAGACATCGTAATGATCGTTCCGACTCCATCGATATAGAAGAAATAGGCCAGAAGAAATAAGAAGAGGGCACGATACTGCCTGATTTCTTTAATCGTCTTGCCTAACCTTTTGAAACTGTTCACCACGGGCTTCGGTTCCCTTTCGATAAAGTAACGCTGATGAACATTTTTGATAAGCGGAATGGAAAATAGTCCCCACCAGACAGCGGTGATCAAGAAAGCGATTTTGCTTGCAATGGTCGTCGATAGCGGCAGGATCCCGTTTTGCGATAGCACAATAATCGCGATACTGATGATAAAAGGGATGGTACTCCCGATATAACCGAAACCGAACCCTCTTGAAGATACTTTGTTCATTCTTTCCTCTGTTGTGACATCTGTCAGGAAAGCATCGTAGAAAACATTCGACCCCGCGGAACCGATGGCTGCCACTGTATAAAAGATGAGAAGCAGGAGCCACTGATCACTGGGTACAAATGCAAGGATCGCCGTAAAGATTACCCCCAGGGCAAAGAAAAAGGTGAAGAATTTCTTTTTATAGCCTTGGTAGTCCGCAATCGTACCTAAGATCGGACTCAGCATCGCAAGAATGAAGGTAGCAATGGCAACGGTATATCCTAAATATGCAGTGGAATCCGCTGCACTGACACCCGCGTTCGTGGCTGCAGCTTTATAAAATAGGGGGAAAACCGCAGTTGAAATAATGATTGAATAGGCGGAATTAGCCCAGTCATAAAAAATCCAGCTGCTTTCTTCCTTGGAAAATCGCTTCATCATACCATTCCTCCCCAGGAACATAATCCCTTAATAAATCTATTCTTCAATGAGTTCATCAAGTACTTTCCCGTCTGTCTTACCTAAGTCGAGACCGAGCAGCCTGGCGAATGTAGGGCCTTCGTCCACAAGATGCATGGCATGTAGCTCTTTGTGAGGGACGATGCCTTTTCCAGCTGCGATGAAGATCGTGGTGTAGTTTTCTTTCTTTGGAGAGTAGCCGTGCGAGCCCCATGTATACCGTTTTTCTTTCACATCTTCAGGAGTGATTTCATGAATGATAGCACCATCAAGGTTATCTTTAAAGTAGTAGCCGAACACGGCTTCCAGCATAAAGGCACATGTGTGGTCGGCACCCATTTCTCCAGCTTCTTCCCCGGTGTAGATCTGTTGGATCCCGTTTGATGGTGTTTCATAGAGGTCATAAAGAAGTTTCTCCACCTCTTTTTTGACAGATGAATCTTTTACATAAACGTAGGCAGAACCGTCACAGCCTTTACAATAAGCCTGCCAGTCTTTTACCCTGCCTCTTCGGTCAAGGGAGATGAACCCCTTTTCTTTGAATAAAACATTTAATTGGATGGCTTTGGATTCATCAAGTGCACTGTGATCGCCAAGTGCAACGACAGCAGAGCTTTCATATATTCCTGCTTCCTTGAGAGCCTCTATGATTTTACCCAGCCTATTGTCGTGACGGCGGATGGCAGAATGGGCTTCCTCAGAAGAAAATCCATGATAATGCCTCTGGGTATCAAGGTCCGTAAAGTGAACAAGCAGTAAATTGGGCTTCTTCTCTCTGATCGTTGCAATCGTCGACTCCAAAACGAAATCATCAAGTTCGGGCTGATTGAGCCCCTTTCTGATATGGCCAAAGCGGCGGTTCAACCTTAATTGGTAAAGAGGTGTCCCGTTAAAAAGGGAAACAGCGATTTGATTATGCCAGGAGCTGTTGGCGAAGATCTCAGGCATGTTATAATCGATATCTGCTTTTGCTGTAACAGGCCATAATAGAGCAGCTGTCTTAAAGCCGGCTTTCTTTGCTTCATCATAGAGGGTGGTGCCTTTAATATGACGGCGGTGCCAGTACCAATCGGGAGACACCCTGCCAGGTTGAATGAACGTATTATTAACGATACCGTGCCGGTTTGGAAAATTTCCGGTCACGATTGTGGCATGACATGGATAAGTGACAGACGGATAAATGGTTTCGACATTTTTACAGAGGGATCCTCTTGAAAGCAGTTCGTTGAAGTGGGGGAGATCCTTTATTATGGGATGATCCTGTGATGATAAGCAGTCAAATGAAATGACGATCAAGTGCTCAGTAAGACGGGTCATAAAGTCCTCCAACATGCTTGATAAGTTTGTACTATATACCTATTAATATAGCAGAAGATTCAGAATAAAAATATGCTTTCTTTCAAGGTGCAGGTAAAGTGAGGCTGTAAAGGGGTGCCGGATTTGGAAAAAGCTTCGTATCCCATCCAGGGTTACCGTCTTGGCAAAGAGGGTAAGGAATATTGATAAAATATATTAACCATTATAAGATGGCATAGGGCTAATAAATCAGGTTATCCTTTTTATTTGGACCAGCCCTGAACACAGAAATTGTCTGGCAATTCATATCGCTGGGAGTGCAACTATACATTGGTTGGTTTATTGATCCTAATCATAGGCATATTTTTTATTTATTCTATTGTAAGTACAATCGTCATTCGATGGATGAATGTGAAGATCATCAGAAGGGTCCCGCATGATCATACCATTGCATTGACATTCGACGACGGCCCGCATCCCGTCTATACCCGTGCCCTATTGGACTTACTTAAAAAACACGGCGTCAAGGCAACATTCTTTGTGGTGGGTGAGAATGCAGAACAGAATACAGAATTAATCAAACGGATGCGGGCTGAGGGCCATGCATTGGGGCTTCACCATTACCGGCATGTATCAAGCTGGTTCTTGAGCCCACTGGGTTTAAAGAAGCAATTGGAGAGAACGAATGAAATATTAGAACGGATAACCGGTGAATACACGTATTTATACCGTCCTCCATGGGGACATCTTAATCTATCTTCATTATTCATCACCAAGCGTTACCGCATTGTCATATGGTCTCATATTTTTAAGGATTGGAAAGTAAAGGAGTGCAAGGAACACTTGCCTCATCGCTTGAAAAATGCAGACTCTGAAGGGGCTGTGTATGTGCTCCATGACAGCGGGGCAACGCTTGGCGCCGATGAGGAAGCTCCAAAGTATATGTTAGAATGTTTGGACGCATTCATTGAAGGTGCACTGAACAGAAATATCCGGTTCATCCCCCTTGATGATGCAACTCAGTATAAGGAGTCTTGACATGGGCAGCGAACAAATCATTCATTATATACAAGAGTACAGTTATTTCATCATTTTTCTTTTTTTATTCTTTGGGATTGTAGGGATTCCATCACCTGAAGAATCGCTGCTGTTTTTAGTCGGGGTCTTAGCAGTTCATGGCCAATTATCGCTGCCATGGGGCATCCTGTTTTCATTCTTGGGAACATTTGCAGGGATGACCTTCGGATACTATGCCGGAAAGCTTGTGGGTTATCCCATCATCAATAAATATGGAAAATGGATTGGAATTACAGAGGAGAAGGCAGTGACATTTGAGGCAAAGTTCACGAAAAACTCATCGAAAACGCTCATCATGGGTTTCTTCATGCCAGGACTTCGTCAGGTCGCTCCTTATTTATCTGGAATTTTTTCAATTAGCATAGTGAGATATCTGATTATTTCAGGTGCGGGCTCACTTCTTTGGGCCATCGCCTACATCCTGCTGGGATGGGGGCTCGGGAGTTCGTTTCCGATAAATCCGAATTATGTTCCTTATTTAGGGGTTGGGCTTTTGGTCATTTTCTTAGTGACTTCATTGACGCGCTATTTAAGGAAGAAGAGGAAAGAGAGGGGAAAGATTTGAAAATCATCTTATTGTCCATGTTCAGTGTACCGACTGGACATGTCAAAGTAGCAGAAGTAATTCAGCAGAAGATTAAAGAAAACCATCCGGATGCAGAAGTAAAGATTGTTGATTTCTTATCTTTCTCGAATCAATTGCTGGAAAATGCGGTATCAGGCTTTTATTTAAAGTGGATCAAGGCATTTCCTGAAAGTTACAAACGATTTTATTCACAGTTGATGATGAGCGATGACTATACAGGGATGTTGAAGAGCCTTTCAATATGTTCCATCTTTTTTGAAATGAAACTCAAACATTTAATCGAAGAAGAAAAACCATCGCACATCATATGCACCCACTCATTTCCGTCAAGGATTCTGGGGAAGCTGAAGAAAAAGTATCCGGCTTTCGCACCAAAAACGGTGAATGTGTATAAGATTTCTTTATCAACGGAGTGTGGGATAAAAAGAATATTGATTTCCATCTGGTTCCGAGCAATGATACGAAACAGGAATTAATCCAAAAACATTCCGTTCCTTCAGATCGGATCTTTTCAACAGGGGTTCCTGTTTCAGATATCTTTAAAGGTGGAAGGACAAGGGAGACAAAAGCAGAATCGGCTCCTAAACATCTTCTGGTTGCCGGCGGGAATAATGGGTTATGCGTGCTGCAGGAATTCATGATGAATCCTTCTTCGGCTCAGCATTTTACGTTCACCGTCCTATGCGGTCACAATGAAAAATTGTTCAACATGCTCTCGGATCAACCAAACATAACACCATTAATGTATATCGATGACCGGGAAGAACTGAATGCGATTTACGATTCAGTTGATGCCATCATTACAAAACCCGGCGGAGTCACAATTACAGAAGTATTAAATAAACGAATACCGATTTTCATTCATGATTATTTACCAGGTCAGGAAGAAGTCAATCTGGAATTCTTAAAAGAAAATAAATTGGTCTATCTATTAAATAATGATCATCCAATAGAAATCATCACTGCTATTCTTAATGATAAACAGGAAATGAATGATCATCTTGTCCGATTACACCAATACCTTTCTTCCATCTCAACTAGTGTCGATGAAAGCTTGCAAACACTGATGAAAATAAACCAAGAAGACCTGTTGATCCAGCCATCCATGAAACAAGCAAGCGTCTCAAAAACCATACTGAATTAGTTTCAAGGCCCGTCTTCACTTTAAAGCAGTGAGGGACGGGCTTTTATATAATTAGAAAAAACCAGGAAAGGATATCCCGGCTTATTTCAAGGATATTAATGTGGAAACCTATCAAAAGGATTTAATTCTTCACAGTCTTGCCTACTTTACTGCCATCCTTTACATCAAAAGTGCCGGAGTATTCAACCGTTTCGATTTCGCAGTTTTCCCCGATTTTCACATTCTTTCCCCTTACCAGCTTTGCCTTCGTGTTTTCAAGGTAGATATCATCGCCTTCAATTAAATCGGATCGAAGGTGGTCTTCACGCTGCATGAAGAAGTTCACGACCTGCTTGAATAGTTTGGAGGAATGCTCGTTTTTCACTTCAATCATTTCTCCGCCAATTTCCTTAATATAGGATTCATGGCTTATTTTAATATCAACTTTATCGGCACTGAGAAGTCCTTTGATGGCGACCGATCCCCTTAAAATGAAGGTTTCCGCTTCGCAGTCTTTCTCCACTTTCAGTGAACCATGTGATCTAACCTCTCCGCCGTGAAGCTTGCCGTCTATTTTCGTTGCTCCGCTTGAACTAAACTCCTTGCATGCAAGGTCCTCACTGATTTTGCTTGATCCGCTCACAGACATTTCAGCAGCAGTGACCGAACCCTCGATCTTTGTGCTTCCACTGACGCTAATCTCTTTCGCGTTGATGCTCCCGGTAATTCTCGAAGACCCGCTGCATGAAAATTCTTCAGTCGTAATGTCCCCGTTAATTTTCCCGGATCCTGAGATTTTAAGGTCTTTACACTCGATATCACCTTGTATCGTACCGCTGCCGCTGATTTTTACAGAATCGAACTGACCGCCTCCCGAGGTACCAGACCCGCTGATTTTCAAGTCATGCAATTCCTTTTTCTCAACTGTACTCATCCTGTATTCCTCCCAATTAAAAATTAATTTCACTTGTTAACTTGGTTTTTAATTCTTCAACTATCTGGAGTAAATCGAGCTTCACAATCGTCTCGGCCGTCTGATCAATAATAGTGGCGGATTGGAGCGGAAGCATTATCCATATGACCATATCTTGTTTACGGAGTCCTCTTAGTTCATATGAAGGACTATTAGAAGCCTCGAAGTTTTCATCCAAAAAAAGAAATAGTGTTTTTACATCTTCTTTGTTCAAGCGGGTTCGCACTTTTTCAAGAATGAACATATTCAGGATGTCTCGAAATTCAATTGCTTTCACGTTCTTCAAAAGAGGTGTGCAGAACGATATGGTGTCAGATAGGAGGATCTTTTGAAGCCTTAATGAATCCAGTGGGATTTCAATCTTCGCCGGATTCGGTGAAAAGAAATCGGATAATTCATCAAGAGAGTGGGTATCTTTCAATTCTTTCACTTTTTCTATCCTTGCCAGCATCTTTTCTCTTGGAAAGAAAGTTTCCTGGCCAGTAAAACTGGACTTCTTGATAAACCAATCTTCCGGGATGATATTCTTACGCTTCCAGCGATAGAGCTGCCCATAAGAGATACCTGTCAACTCCAGAACTTCCTTTTTGGATATAAGGCCGCTATCCATGTACACAACACCTCATTTCATCTGTAACAAAACATTGTTACGTTTCCTATTCACACTATAGCAGAACAATGTTACGTTTGTAAATGATTTTTCAGGTTTTTTTGGAAATCAGGGATAAAGGCCCGTCCCGCAGTGCTTAAAAGCACTGCGGGACGGGCCTGAGAGTGTTCATTTTTTTCGTTTGTTTTCAGGCTGCTTCAACCAGTAGCGGAGGCCTTTTCCGGCAAGCGGTTCATCGTTGTAGCGGGGAATGATATGAAAATGGCTGTGAAAGATGAATTGATTTGATACTTTCCCTACATTCCAACCTAGCGTATAACCGTCTGCATCAAAACGTTCATCAAGATAGTTTTTTGCTTTTTGCAGCAGTTCATATGTATCGTTCCATTCTTCTTTTGTCAGCGCGAAAGCATCTTGCTGATGTTTCTTGGGCACGATGACACCGCAGCCTTCGAGCACCTCCTGCTGAAGATTGTGCTGAAGGAAATAACAAGTGTCATTTTCAAATATGATGTTCTGATCTGGGTCTTCATGCGGATGGCAGAAGGGGCATTTGCTTTCATCGTTCATGGAATACACTCCTAATTGATGGAATTTTCTTTCTTTTTAGAGTATAACATGGGTTTTTCCGGTGGAGAACGGATATTTGGGCTCTGATACGAGGTGGGAATGTTGAGGAAAAGATTTTCGGACAAAAAATGGATGTACGGACAGATTTGTAGATAAGCGGACAAAACTATTGAATTACCGGCAATTCTAAAAAATTGTCACTTTGGGCGGTTCCAAAAATCAGTCCTTCCCACATCGACATTCCAAATTATGTTTATATCCAGTTAATAAGGGTAGAAAACCAACAGAGAATTTACATAGTAAATGAAAGGGTTGAGAGAATGAGTAACGAGAAGAATAACAATGTTAACGAAAATAGTAAGAATGAACAACTTGAACAGTATCGGGTGGATGACAGCGGCAAACATCTGACTACCAATCAAGGACTGAAGGTGTCAGAAGATGAGTTTTCCCTGAAAGCCGGTGAACGCGGCCCTACTTTGATGGAAGATTTCCACTTCCGTGAAAAGATGACTCATTTCGACCATGAGCGTATTCCGGAGCGCATTGTCCATGCACGGGGATTTGCTGCTCATGGTGAATTCGAAGTCTATGAGTCTATGAAAGAATATACGAAAGCGGGATTCCTGCAGGATCCTTCCAAGAAAACTCCAGTATTCGTCCGTTTCTCGACGGTGGCAGGGAATAGGGGGTCTGCAGAAGCAGTCCGTGACGCACGCGGGTTCGCCACTAAATTCTATACGGAAGAAGGCAACTACGACTTAGTGGGGAATAACATTCCAGTATTCTTCATTCAGGATGCCATCAAATTCCCTGATCTTGTACACGCGATCAAGGCGGAGCCTCACAATGAGATGCCTCAGGCAGCGACAGCCCATGATACCTTCTGGGACTTTATAGCCAATAATCAGGAGTCCGCCCATATGGTCATGTGGGCCATGTCGGACCGGGCAATACCACGCAGTTTCAGAATGATGGAAGGATTCGGTGTTCACACTTTCCGCTTCGTCAATGAAGAAGGAAAAGCCCACTTCGTCAAGTTCCACTGGAAACCGGTTCTCGGTACTCATTCTCTCGTCTGGGATGAAGCACAAAAAATCAATGGTAAGGATCCTGATTTCCACCGCCGTGATTTGTATGAGTCAATTGAAAACGGGGATTATCCTGAATATGAACTGGGTGTTCAGCTGATTAAAGAAGAAGACGAATTCAACTTCGACTTTGATGTACTGGATCCAACAAAACTTTGGCCAGAAGAAGAGGTGCCTGTGAAAATCATCGGTAAAATGACACTGAACCGGAATGTGGATAATGTGTTCGCAGAAACCGAGCAGGCAGCTTTCCACCCTGGATCTGTCGTACCTGGTATTGATTTTTCAAATGATCCATTATTACAGGGACGCTTATTCTCTTATACAGATACACAGCTTATCCGTCTTGGAGGGCCGAACTTCCATGAGTTGCCGATCAACCGTCCGGTTTGCCCATTCCATAACAATCAGCGTGACGGATATGGCCGCCATACCATCAATAAAGGGCAGGTGAGCTACCATAAAAATTCTCTTGCACATAATACTCCTGCACCTGCAAGTGAAGAGGAAGGCGGATACACCCATTATCAAGAGAAAATGGAAGGACGCAAAGTCCGAGCCAGAAGTGAAAGCTTCAAGGATCACTTCTCTCAAGCAACCCTGTTCTGGAACAGCATGAGTGAGCCGGAGAAGGAGCACATGATTAATGCTTTCAGTTTTGAACTGGGGAAAGTCATGAATGAATCCATCCGGCAGCAGGTGGTCGATATGTTCGCACATGTCAATCTGGATCTGG encodes:
- a CDS encoding alkaline phosphatase family protein, which encodes MTRLTEHLIVISFDCLSSQDHPIIKDLPHFNELLSRGSLCKNVETIYPSVTYPCHATIVTGNFPNRHGIVNNTFIQPGRVSPDWYWHRRHIKGTTLYDEAKKAGFKTAALLWPVTAKADIDYNMPEIFANSSWHNQIAVSLFNGTPLYQLRLNRRFGHIRKGLNQPELDDFVLESTIATIREKKPNLLLVHFTDLDTQRHYHGFSSEEAHSAIRRHDNRLGKIIEALKEAGIYESSAVVALGDHSALDESKAIQLNVLFKEKGFISLDRRGRVKDWQAYCKGCDGSAYVYVKDSSVKKEVEKLLYDLYETPSNGIQQIYTGEEAGEMGADHTCAFMLEAVFGYYFKDNLDGAIIHEITPEDVKEKRYTWGSHGYSPKKENYTTIFIAAGKGIVPHKELHAMHLVDEGPTFARLLGLDLGKTDGKVLDELIEE
- a CDS encoding polymer-forming cytoskeletal protein; protein product: MSTVEKKELHDLKISGSGTSGGGQFDSVKISGSGTIQGDIECKDLKISGSGKINGDITTEEFSCSGSSRITGSINAKEISVSGSTKIEGSVTAAEMSVSGSSKISEDLACKEFSSSGATKIDGKLHGGEVRSHGSLKVEKDCEAETFILRGSVAIKGLLSADKVDIKISHESYIKEIGGEMIEVKNEHSSKLFKQVVNFFMQREDHLRSDLIEGDDIYLENTKAKLVRGKNVKIGENCEIETVEYSGTFDVKDGSKVGKTVKN
- a CDS encoding MFS transporter, whose translation is MMKRFSKEESSWIFYDWANSAYSIIISTAVFPLFYKAAATNAGVSAADSTAYLGYTVAIATFILAMLSPILGTIADYQGYKKKFFTFFFALGVIFTAILAFVPSDQWLLLLIFYTVAAIGSAGSNVFYDAFLTDVTTEERMNKVSSRGFGFGYIGSTIPFIISIAIIVLSQNGILPLSTTIASKIAFLITAVWWGLFSIPLIKNVHQRYFIEREPKPVVNSFKRLGKTIKEIRQYRALFLFLLAYFFYIDGVGTIITMSTAYGTDLGITATNLLIILFVTQVVAGPFAILYGRLAERFTGKKMLYVGICIYIIVCIYAYFLETTMDFWILAMLVASSQGGIQALSRAYFAKLIPKKNSNEFFGFYNIFGKFASILGPLLVGVTAQVTGDSSSGVFSLVILFIIGLIILALVPEPKAGEVNKPTIV
- a CDS encoding catalase codes for the protein MSNEKNNNVNENSKNEQLEQYRVDDSGKHLTTNQGLKVSEDEFSLKAGERGPTLMEDFHFREKMTHFDHERIPERIVHARGFAAHGEFEVYESMKEYTKAGFLQDPSKKTPVFVRFSTVAGNRGSAEAVRDARGFATKFYTEEGNYDLVGNNIPVFFIQDAIKFPDLVHAIKAEPHNEMPQAATAHDTFWDFIANNQESAHMVMWAMSDRAIPRSFRMMEGFGVHTFRFVNEEGKAHFVKFHWKPVLGTHSLVWDEAQKINGKDPDFHRRDLYESIENGDYPEYELGVQLIKEEDEFNFDFDVLDPTKLWPEEEVPVKIIGKMTLNRNVDNVFAETEQAAFHPGSVVPGIDFSNDPLLQGRLFSYTDTQLIRLGGPNFHELPINRPVCPFHNNQRDGYGRHTINKGQVSYHKNSLAHNTPAPASEEEGGYTHYQEKMEGRKVRARSESFKDHFSQATLFWNSMSEPEKEHMINAFSFELGKVMNESIRQQVVDMFAHVNLDLAKGFAEAIGAKLPEGPGTKVTKSSPALSQENTIKRPHTRKVGVIVSNQFDGADVANVIDTLKEEGLQPEIISNKLGVLKGVDGEELEVDHTFLTCDSVLFDSLYLAGGKVTDKNFKENTAYFVKEAFAHFKPIGATHEGAHLLEEIGVKGASGVVTGEDLKTFTSEFINAVAAHRHWDRELV
- a CDS encoding HIT family protein, with protein sequence MNDESKCPFCHPHEDPDQNIIFENDTCYFLQHNLQQEVLEGCGVIVPKKHQQDAFALTKEEWNDTYELLQKAKNYLDERFDADGYTLGWNVGKVSNQFIFHSHFHIIPRYNDEPLAGKGLRYWLKQPENKRKK
- a CDS encoding DedA family protein, translated to MGSEQIIHYIQEYSYFIIFLFLFFGIVGIPSPEESLLFLVGVLAVHGQLSLPWGILFSFLGTFAGMTFGYYAGKLVGYPIINKYGKWIGITEEKAVTFEAKFTKNSSKTLIMGFFMPGLRQVAPYLSGIFSISIVRYLIISGAGSLLWAIAYILLGWGLGSSFPINPNYVPYLGVGLLVIFLVTSLTRYLRKKRKERGKI
- a CDS encoding polysaccharide deacetylase family protein encodes the protein MVGLLILIIGIFFIYSIVSTIVIRWMNVKIIRRVPHDHTIALTFDDGPHPVYTRALLDLLKKHGVKATFFVVGENAEQNTELIKRMRAEGHALGLHHYRHVSSWFLSPLGLKKQLERTNEILERITGEYTYLYRPPWGHLNLSSLFITKRYRIVIWSHIFKDWKVKECKEHLPHRLKNADSEGAVYVLHDSGATLGADEEAPKYMLECLDAFIEGALNRNIRFIPLDDATQYKES
- a CDS encoding DUF4004 family protein; amino-acid sequence: MDSGLISKKEVLELTGISYGQLYRWKRKNIIPEDWFIKKSSFTGQETFFPREKMLARIEKVKELKDTHSLDELSDFFSPNPAKIEIPLDSLRLQKILLSDTISFCTPLLKNVKAIEFRDILNMFILEKVRTRLNKEDVKTLFLFLDENFEASNSPSYELRGLRKQDMVIWIMLPLQSATIIDQTAETIVKLDLLQIVEELKTKLTSEINF
- a CDS encoding MGDG synthase family glycosyltransferase; its protein translation is MKIILLSMFSVPTGHVKVAEVIQQKIKENHPDAEVKIVDFLSFSNQLLENAVSGFYLKWIKAFPESYKRFYSQLMMSDDYTGMLKSLSICSIFFEMKLKHLIEEEKPSHIICTHSFPSRILGKLKKKYPAFAPKTVNVYKISLSTECGIKRILISIWFRAMIRNRN